A single window of Chloracidobacterium thermophilum B DNA harbors:
- a CDS encoding S9 family peptidase, translated as MEVDTRKAVRTAFRAVFPVSLGYLLCLLVAGVGMSVPVRAGLPPLIDRQLIFGNPDLAGAQLSPDGKYMAFLKPYRETLNIWVKRTDEPFTQARPLTDSTTRPLRNFFWTRNGRFILYVQDQGGDENFNLYAVDPTAAPAAGRDVPPARDLTGLKGVRVQIYAVPRDAPDVVCLGINDRDPAWHDVYQLRLSTGERTLLRENREQISGWFFDEAGQLRLAIRVAPNGDTEVLRVDADRLVKVYDCNVFESASPVRMHADGQRVYMVTNRGSQVDLSRLVLFDPRTGREELVESDPLGRVDFGSASFSEVTNDLVATSYVDERVRTYWRDKGYARDHQWLQKRLPGKDIAFASGTRDEQLWVVVATSDTEPGETYLFDRRTRRLTLQYRLYDKLDRQHLAPMKAIRYPSSDGLEIPAYLTLPKGVPARNLPLVVLPHGGPWARDVWGYQRQVQFLANRGYAVLQPNFRGSTGYGKKFLNAGNGQWGDLMQDDLTWGVKYLVAQGIADPKRIGIMGGSYGGYATLAGVAFTPKLYAAAVAIVAPSNLITLLETIPPYWEAARRLFHTRMGDPSRPEDRARMERQSPLNAADRIETPLMIVQGANDPRVKKSEADQIVVALRDRGFPVEYLCAPDEGHGFARPVNNLALYAATERFLAAYLKGRFQETMPEEVAARLKDITVDVKTVTRPARGTPAGVGLTRPESDLQAGVLRYRGTIEVPGQSIPATVETTVVEADGLWEVREETRLPVGTVVETTKLEKSSLVVRARQVSQGPLTVDVAFRAGKADGSVQLNGTPRPLAADLGGELLADGAGRYLVIGRLPLAVGYTATLRNFNVQNGRPTLVQLRVVGMEEAQVASGTFNTYRVELTDEGGTQTVVWVDATTRLPVRLSVKGASLGGAAISLELVESRF; from the coding sequence ATGGAAGTTGACACGAGAAAGGCCGTCCGGACGGCGTTCCGGGCGGTGTTTCCGGTTTCTCTGGGATACCTGCTGTGCCTCCTGGTGGCCGGGGTGGGGATGAGCGTGCCGGTCCGGGCCGGGCTGCCACCGCTCATTGACCGCCAGCTCATCTTCGGCAACCCCGACCTGGCCGGGGCCCAGTTGTCGCCCGATGGGAAATACATGGCGTTTCTCAAGCCCTACCGGGAAACGCTCAACATCTGGGTCAAGCGGACAGACGAACCCTTTACGCAGGCGCGGCCGCTGACGGATTCCACAACCCGCCCACTCCGTAACTTTTTCTGGACGCGCAATGGGCGGTTCATCCTGTACGTGCAGGATCAGGGCGGCGATGAAAATTTCAACCTCTATGCCGTCGATCCAACGGCGGCTCCGGCGGCTGGACGCGACGTGCCGCCCGCACGCGACCTGACCGGCCTCAAGGGCGTGCGCGTGCAAATCTACGCCGTGCCCAGAGACGCCCCGGATGTCGTGTGCCTGGGGATCAACGACCGTGACCCGGCCTGGCACGATGTCTATCAGCTCAGACTTTCGACCGGTGAGCGGACGCTCCTGCGCGAAAACCGGGAGCAAATCTCAGGGTGGTTTTTCGACGAGGCCGGGCAGTTGCGGCTGGCCATACGGGTGGCACCCAACGGGGATACCGAAGTGCTGCGCGTGGATGCTGACCGCCTGGTGAAGGTCTATGACTGTAACGTTTTTGAGTCCGCCAGTCCCGTTCGGATGCACGCCGATGGGCAGCGGGTCTATATGGTCACCAACCGGGGCAGCCAGGTTGATCTCAGCCGGCTGGTGCTGTTTGACCCCCGGACGGGCAGGGAAGAGTTGGTGGAAAGCGATCCGCTCGGACGAGTGGATTTTGGTAGCGCCTCATTTTCAGAGGTGACAAATGACCTGGTGGCCACCAGCTACGTTGACGAACGGGTACGCACCTACTGGCGTGACAAGGGCTATGCCCGCGACCACCAGTGGCTTCAGAAACGTCTGCCGGGGAAAGATATTGCGTTTGCTTCCGGCACCCGCGACGAGCAACTGTGGGTGGTTGTGGCCACGAGCGATACCGAACCGGGCGAAACCTATCTGTTCGACCGGCGCACCAGGCGGCTGACGCTTCAGTACCGGCTCTATGACAAGCTGGACCGGCAACACCTGGCGCCGATGAAAGCCATCCGGTATCCCTCCTCGGACGGCCTGGAGATTCCAGCCTACCTGACGCTGCCCAAAGGGGTGCCAGCCAGGAACCTGCCGCTGGTTGTCCTGCCACACGGCGGCCCGTGGGCGCGGGACGTGTGGGGGTATCAGCGGCAGGTGCAGTTTCTGGCCAACCGGGGCTATGCCGTGCTCCAGCCCAACTTTCGGGGTTCGACCGGTTACGGAAAAAAGTTTCTCAATGCCGGCAATGGGCAGTGGGGCGATCTGATGCAGGATGACCTCACGTGGGGTGTCAAGTATCTCGTGGCACAGGGCATTGCCGACCCCAAGCGCATCGGCATCATGGGCGGCAGCTACGGCGGCTACGCCACGCTGGCCGGGGTGGCCTTTACGCCCAAACTCTACGCGGCGGCTGTGGCGATTGTCGCGCCGTCCAATCTCATCACCCTGCTGGAAACCATCCCGCCCTACTGGGAAGCCGCCCGCCGGCTGTTCCACACGCGGATGGGCGATCCCAGCCGGCCGGAAGACCGCGCCCGTATGGAACGGCAGTCGCCGCTCAACGCGGCCGACCGCATTGAGACGCCGCTGATGATCGTCCAGGGGGCCAATGACCCACGGGTGAAAAAATCCGAGGCGGACCAGATCGTAGTCGCTCTGCGGGACCGGGGCTTTCCGGTTGAGTATCTCTGCGCGCCGGATGAAGGTCACGGCTTTGCCCGCCCGGTCAACAACCTGGCGCTCTATGCCGCAACCGAACGGTTTCTGGCGGCCTATCTCAAGGGACGTTTCCAGGAGACAATGCCGGAGGAGGTTGCCGCGCGCCTGAAAGACATCACCGTGGATGTCAAGACCGTAACCCGTCCGGCACGGGGAACCCCGGCAGGGGTGGGGTTGACCCGGCCGGAAAGTGATTTGCAGGCCGGCGTCCTGCGCTATCGCGGAACGATTGAAGTGCCGGGGCAGAGCATTCCCGCCACGGTGGAAACCACAGTTGTGGAAGCTGATGGTCTGTGGGAAGTCCGTGAGGAAACCCGGCTTCCCGTGGGAACGGTCGTGGAGACGACGAAGCTTGAAAAATCCTCCCTGGTGGTACGCGCGCGGCAGGTCAGTCAGGGGCCGCTCACGGTGGATGTGGCGTTCCGGGCTGGCAAAGCAGACGGTTCGGTACAGCTCAACGGCACGCCCCGTCCGCTGGCGGCTGATTTGGGGGGCGAACTGCTGGCCGACGGTGCCGGGCGCTATCTTGTCATCGGGCGCCTGCCGCTGGCGGTTGGCTATACGGCCACGCTGCGCAACTTCAACGTCCAGAACGGCCGCCCGACGCTCGTTCAGCTTCGGGTGGTCGGCATGGAGGAAGCGCAGGTGGCCTCCGGGACGTTCAACACCTACCGCGTGGAACTTACCGATGAAGGCGGCACCCAAACCGTCGTTTGGGTGGATGCGACCACCCGGCTGCCGGTCAGGCTCTCGGTCAAGGGGGCCAGTCTGGGCGGCGCAGCAATTTCTCTCGAACTGGTCGAGTCCCGGTTTTAG
- a CDS encoding sensor histidine kinase: MLLVLALLLAAGHTAPANPVVISDRLDSQPLTAQLDQLEDPTRQLTIEQVARQPLPFTPVATDYLNLGYTSSAYWFRLRLRNDLAYPVERVIEVEQPYLGRVEAYLPRTDTEGFLYLAAGDDLPFSIRAVRHRLPVFPISLPAHAEQTIYLRVETKGALTFSAALWKPLEHGRKDRVHTFFLGAYYGFLLILLIYNAAFFFGAHDQTNIFFAGYVTCIGLFQACADGFATQLQEWFFGGLLVEGLRLRLVFGNAACGMAALFTRKYLCLQNFCNRGLSVLAGVFFSMAAIAAIAPTQTVARISTYLMALGALPGLFSSIGPLRQGYRPALYFLLAWSAVVLAVLLNTLRTVGVLSPAIAWPSVLHLGTVVQGLFLSVGLVARVAQLQQEKEAAQAEAERRTVEVSLSEAFNRQLKQANEELNQALLAREEARREAEQRRAEAEAANARLMELDRIKSEFTAMLVHDLRSPLAAVKGTLELIEEVLPGHDPDLLELVRASQGNVQRTLDLITDLLELARAESQSLSLDLQLLDLAPLLQQCIENARLGAPHPLTFVRDLPPNLPAVAGDSRKLERVFMNLLTNAAKFTPPDGRITVTAREVVGEGVEAGLSFVEVSITDTGKGIPAAELPFLFDPYHQGSQGKRQVGFGLGLAIVKRIVAAHNGNVTVKSQVGVGSTFTVTLPCWASKVGQTSLAAPELAGTGDSGEAVFT, translated from the coding sequence TTGCTTCTGGTACTGGCCCTGTTACTGGCAGCCGGACATACAGCGCCGGCCAACCCGGTTGTGATCAGCGACCGTCTGGACAGTCAACCGCTTACGGCCCAACTCGATCAACTGGAAGACCCCACCCGGCAACTCACCATCGAGCAGGTGGCCCGCCAACCGCTTCCCTTCACTCCGGTAGCTACCGACTACCTCAACCTGGGCTATACGTCCTCGGCCTACTGGTTCCGCCTGCGCCTGCGAAACGATCTGGCGTATCCGGTGGAGCGGGTCATTGAGGTCGAACAACCCTATCTGGGCCGCGTCGAAGCCTACCTGCCCCGCACTGACACCGAAGGTTTTCTCTACCTTGCTGCTGGAGACGATCTGCCCTTTTCAATCCGGGCCGTTCGCCACCGCCTGCCGGTGTTCCCCATCTCCCTGCCGGCCCACGCCGAACAGACCATCTACCTGCGCGTCGAAACCAAGGGGGCATTGACCTTTTCGGCTGCTCTCTGGAAGCCACTCGAACACGGCCGCAAGGACCGTGTCCATACCTTTTTCCTGGGAGCTTACTACGGCTTTCTCCTTATCCTTCTCATTTATAACGCGGCATTCTTTTTTGGTGCCCACGATCAGACCAACATTTTCTTTGCCGGCTATGTCACCTGCATCGGCCTGTTTCAGGCTTGCGCGGATGGCTTTGCCACTCAGCTTCAGGAGTGGTTCTTTGGCGGCCTGCTTGTGGAAGGACTGCGGCTGCGGCTTGTTTTTGGCAACGCGGCCTGCGGCATGGCTGCCCTCTTTACCCGCAAGTACCTTTGCCTGCAAAACTTCTGTAACCGTGGACTGAGTGTGTTGGCAGGGGTGTTTTTCAGCATGGCCGCCATTGCCGCCATTGCTCCGACACAGACCGTAGCCAGGATTTCAACTTATCTTATGGCACTGGGGGCGCTGCCGGGACTGTTTTCTTCCATTGGGCCGCTGCGCCAGGGCTACCGGCCGGCGCTGTATTTCCTGCTGGCGTGGTCGGCGGTGGTGCTGGCCGTTCTGCTCAACACATTGCGAACCGTCGGGGTGCTTTCGCCCGCCATTGCCTGGCCGTCGGTGCTGCACCTTGGCACGGTCGTTCAGGGACTGTTCCTGTCCGTAGGGCTGGTTGCCCGCGTGGCCCAGCTTCAGCAGGAAAAGGAAGCGGCGCAGGCCGAAGCCGAACGGCGGACGGTTGAAGTGTCGCTTTCAGAAGCCTTCAACCGACAGCTCAAGCAGGCCAACGAAGAACTCAACCAGGCACTTCTGGCGCGTGAAGAGGCACGGCGGGAGGCCGAACAGCGCCGGGCCGAAGCCGAAGCTGCCAATGCGCGTCTCATGGAACTTGATCGCATCAAGTCCGAGTTCACGGCCATGCTTGTCCATGACCTGCGTTCTCCGCTGGCAGCCGTCAAGGGGACGCTCGAACTCATCGAAGAAGTTCTGCCCGGCCATGACCCGGACCTGCTTGAACTCGTACGCGCTTCCCAGGGCAACGTCCAGCGGACGCTCGACCTCATCACCGACCTGCTGGAACTTGCCCGCGCAGAATCTCAATCGCTCAGCCTTGATCTCCAGTTACTTGATTTGGCGCCGTTACTCCAGCAGTGCATTGAGAATGCCCGTCTCGGTGCGCCACACCCGCTGACGTTTGTCCGCGATCTGCCTCCCAACCTGCCTGCCGTCGCTGGCGACAGCCGCAAGCTGGAGCGGGTGTTTATGAACCTGCTGACCAACGCGGCCAAGTTCACCCCGCCCGACGGCAGGATTACCGTAACGGCACGGGAAGTTGTCGGCGAAGGCGTCGAAGCCGGTTTGTCCTTTGTCGAAGTGTCCATTACCGACACGGGCAAGGGCATCCCGGCTGCCGAACTGCCGTTTCTTTTTGATCCCTACCACCAAGGCAGCCAGGGTAAGCGGCAGGTCGGGTTCGGGCTGGGCTTGGCCATCGTCAAACGGATTGTCGCGGCCCACAACGGCAATGTGACGGTCAAAAGCCAGGTCGGGGTCGGCAGCACCTTCACCGTGACCCTTCCCTGCTGGGCCAGCAAAGTTGGCCAGACCTCGCTTGCTGCACCGGAGCTGGCTGGAACCGGCGACAGCGGCGAAGCCGTCTTTACATGA
- a CDS encoding helicase-related protein — MLKLEELTPGASVRGILPHSAVTVVSVQWHGSEALTLVYRDASGQVADELLFRQDEERLEIVALGRPWSFDGNGAAFRLVAEAHRIRLAYLFDPLLAVHTSLVEPLPHQITAVYEAMLPRQPLRFLLADDPGAGKTIMAGLLIRELMVRGDLERCLIVCPGNLVEQWQDELTRRFHLPFEILTNDKLEAARTGNWFLEQNLVIARLDKLARDEQAQQKLAAPANRYDLVVVDEAHKLAASFFGGEVKYTKRYRLGQLLSGLTRHFLLLTATPHNGKEEDFQLFLALLDEDRFEGRFRDGVHQVDTSDLMRRMVKENLLTFDGTPLFPERIAHTVPYRLSESEAALYREVTEYVREEWGRAEALRDDRRAGTVGFALTILQRRLASSPEAIYQSLRRRRERLEKRLRELELLRRGGAVAVNDGAVFDAEKLEDLEDAPESEIEAAEDEILDQATAASTMDELRREIQALGRLEALAAQVRRSGADTKWRQLSELLDEIFTTPSPEAALPKAGKYVPPAVSSPRQKLVVFTEHRDTLGYLQRRIGDRFGRPEAVAIIHGGMGREERRQAQERFLHDPEVRVLLATDAAGEGINLQRAHLMVNYDLPWNPNRLEQRFGRIHRIGQTEVCHLWNLVAAETREGDVYRRLLEKLEEARQALGGQVFDVLGRLHFEGHSLRELMIEAVRYGDQPEVRARLTRAIEHAVNRDHLQDLLEERALAHDTMDISRVTRVREDMARAEARRLQPHYVESFFLEAFRRLGGSLREREPRRYEITHVPALLRRRHRQPGAGDPVLERYERVVFEKHLMAPAGQPLASFVCPGHPLLEAVLALTLERHGDLLKRGAVLVDDRDPSTSPRVLFFLEHAIQDASRLSSGARQTLSRRLLYVELDAEGRARHLHYAPYLDYRPLRDDEPDALTILKQPQCAWITGDLEQHAQSHAIATLVPEHVREVRERRLAQIEKIRTAVKDRLTKEIAYWDRRAEELKLMEQSGKPGSRLNSQEARRRADELQSRLERRLSELENESRISALPPVVLGGAVIIPAGLLAHVTGKPATVTDTPADTQAVAARARAIVMDVERQLGFEPTDREFERLGYDIESRDPKTGRLRFLEVKGRVSGAATITVTRNEILTSLNKPDDFILALVEFLEDGRHRVSYLRRPFQREPDFGVTSVNYDFAVLLARAEEPR, encoded by the coding sequence ATGTTGAAACTTGAGGAACTGACCCCCGGTGCAAGTGTCCGGGGTATCCTGCCCCATTCGGCGGTCACGGTCGTCAGCGTGCAGTGGCACGGCTCGGAGGCGCTGACGCTGGTGTACCGCGATGCGAGTGGTCAGGTGGCCGACGAGCTTCTCTTTCGCCAGGATGAGGAGCGCCTTGAGATTGTCGCGCTGGGCCGCCCGTGGAGCTTTGACGGTAACGGCGCGGCTTTCCGTCTGGTCGCGGAGGCGCACCGCATCCGCCTCGCCTACCTCTTCGATCCGCTTCTGGCCGTGCATACCTCGCTGGTGGAGCCACTGCCGCACCAGATCACGGCGGTTTACGAAGCCATGCTCCCGCGTCAGCCGTTGCGCTTTCTGCTGGCCGACGACCCCGGAGCCGGCAAAACCATCATGGCAGGCCTGCTTATCCGGGAGCTGATGGTCCGGGGCGATCTGGAACGCTGCCTGATTGTCTGCCCCGGAAACCTGGTTGAGCAGTGGCAGGATGAACTGACCCGGCGCTTTCACCTGCCGTTCGAGATACTGACGAACGACAAACTGGAAGCCGCCCGCACCGGCAACTGGTTTCTTGAACAGAACCTGGTCATTGCCCGGCTGGACAAGCTCGCGCGCGACGAACAGGCGCAGCAAAAGCTGGCCGCCCCCGCGAACCGCTACGACCTCGTGGTGGTGGACGAAGCCCATAAGCTCGCCGCCAGCTTCTTCGGGGGCGAGGTCAAGTACACCAAACGCTACCGCCTTGGCCAGTTGCTCTCCGGCCTGACGCGGCATTTTCTCCTGCTGACCGCCACGCCCCACAACGGTAAGGAAGAGGACTTTCAACTCTTCCTGGCGCTCCTGGACGAAGATCGCTTCGAGGGACGCTTCCGCGATGGCGTCCACCAGGTGGACACCAGCGACCTGATGCGGCGGATGGTGAAGGAAAACCTGCTCACCTTCGACGGTACGCCGCTGTTCCCGGAGCGCATCGCCCACACCGTTCCCTACCGGCTCTCGGAGTCCGAGGCCGCCCTGTACCGGGAGGTGACGGAGTATGTGCGGGAGGAGTGGGGCCGCGCCGAAGCGCTCCGGGATGACCGCCGGGCGGGCACGGTGGGCTTTGCGCTGACCATCCTCCAGCGCCGCCTGGCCTCATCCCCGGAGGCCATCTACCAATCGCTGCGCCGGCGACGTGAGCGGTTGGAAAAACGGCTGCGCGAGCTGGAACTGTTGCGTCGCGGTGGTGCGGTAGCCGTAAACGATGGTGCTGTCTTCGACGCCGAAAAGCTCGAAGACCTGGAGGACGCGCCGGAGAGCGAGATTGAAGCTGCCGAGGACGAGATTCTCGATCAGGCTACGGCCGCCAGCACGATGGACGAACTCCGGCGGGAAATCCAGGCGCTCGGACGGCTGGAAGCTCTTGCGGCTCAGGTGCGAAGAAGCGGCGCGGATACCAAGTGGCGGCAACTGTCCGAACTGCTGGACGAAATCTTCACCACGCCCTCCCCGGAAGCCGCCCTCCCGAAAGCCGGGAAATACGTTCCTCCGGCGGTGTCCTCGCCACGCCAGAAGCTGGTGGTGTTTACCGAACACCGGGATACGCTGGGCTACCTGCAGCGCCGAATCGGCGACCGCTTCGGGCGCCCGGAAGCGGTGGCGATCATTCACGGCGGCATGGGACGTGAGGAACGGCGTCAGGCGCAGGAGCGCTTTCTTCATGACCCGGAGGTGCGGGTGCTGCTGGCCACCGATGCCGCTGGCGAGGGGATCAATCTGCAACGGGCGCACCTGATGGTCAATTACGACCTGCCCTGGAATCCCAACCGCCTGGAGCAACGGTTCGGCCGCATCCACCGCATCGGCCAGACCGAGGTCTGCCATCTGTGGAACCTGGTTGCGGCCGAAACCCGTGAGGGGGATGTGTACCGGCGGCTGCTGGAAAAGCTCGAAGAAGCGCGGCAGGCCCTGGGCGGGCAGGTGTTTGATGTGCTGGGCAGGCTGCACTTCGAGGGCCACTCCCTACGGGAGTTGATGATTGAAGCCGTCCGCTACGGCGACCAGCCCGAAGTCCGGGCGCGCCTGACCCGGGCCATTGAACACGCTGTGAATCGTGACCATCTGCAGGACCTGCTCGAAGAGCGGGCGCTGGCCCACGACACCATGGACATCAGCCGTGTGACCCGCGTGCGGGAGGACATGGCGCGGGCTGAGGCACGCCGCCTGCAACCACACTACGTCGAGTCATTTTTTCTGGAGGCTTTCCGGCGTCTGGGCGGAAGCCTCCGCGAGCGCGAGCCGCGCCGCTACGAGATTACTCACGTACCGGCACTGCTGCGCCGACGCCATCGCCAGCCGGGCGCTGGCGACCCGGTGCTGGAGCGCTACGAGCGGGTGGTTTTCGAGAAGCACCTGATGGCCCCGGCGGGCCAGCCGCTCGCCTCCTTTGTCTGTCCGGGACATCCCCTGCTGGAAGCCGTACTCGCTCTCACCCTTGAACGACACGGCGACCTTCTGAAACGCGGCGCGGTGCTGGTGGATGACCGTGACCCATCCACGAGTCCACGGGTGCTTTTTTTCCTGGAGCACGCCATTCAGGATGCCAGCCGGTTGTCTTCGGGAGCGCGGCAGACGCTCTCGCGCCGGCTGCTCTACGTTGAACTGGACGCCGAAGGCCGCGCCCGCCATCTGCACTACGCGCCCTATCTGGACTATCGTCCTCTGCGCGACGACGAGCCGGATGCGCTGACCATCCTCAAGCAGCCCCAGTGCGCGTGGATTACCGGTGATCTTGAGCAACACGCCCAGAGCCACGCCATCGCCACGCTCGTTCCCGAACATGTGCGTGAAGTCCGCGAGCGACGCCTGGCCCAGATCGAAAAAATCCGCACGGCGGTCAAAGATCGCCTCACCAAGGAAATCGCCTACTGGGACCGCCGGGCCGAGGAGCTGAAGCTAATGGAGCAGTCCGGTAAGCCGGGGTCCCGGCTCAACTCGCAGGAAGCCCGCCGCCGGGCCGACGAACTTCAGTCCCGCCTTGAGCGGCGCCTGTCCGAACTGGAGAACGAGTCCCGGATTTCAGCCCTGCCGCCGGTGGTGCTGGGTGGGGCGGTGATCATTCCGGCCGGGCTGCTCGCCCACGTGACCGGCAAGCCAGCGACAGTGACAGACACCCCGGCTGACACGCAGGCCGTGGCCGCCCGCGCCCGCGCCATCGTGATGGACGTTGAGCGGCAGCTTGGTTTTGAACCGACCGACCGGGAGTTCGAGCGGCTGGGCTACGACATCGAGAGCCGCGACCCGAAAACCGGCCGGCTGCGCTTCCTGGAGGTCAAGGGCCGGGTCAGTGGAGCCGCCACAATCACCGTCACCAGAAATGAGATTCTCACCTCGCTCAACAAGCCCGATGACTTTATTCTGGCCCTGGTGGAGTTTCTGGAAGACGGCAGGCACCGGGTGAGCTACCTGCGGCGTCCGTTCCAGCGCGAGCCCGACTTTGGCGTTACCAGCGTGAACTACGACTTTGCTGTCCTCCTAGCCAGGGCCGAGGAGCCAAGATGA